One genomic segment of Kocuria rhizophila DC2201 includes these proteins:
- the rpmF gene encoding 50S ribosomal protein L32 yields the protein MAVPKRKMSRANTRMRRSQWKAQAPKLVKTVENGKVSYSLPHQAKLVSDSAGTPLFYEYKGRKVADA from the coding sequence GTGGCTGTTCCCAAGCGGAAAATGTCCCGTGCGAATACCCGGATGCGCCGGTCCCAGTGGAAGGCTCAGGCCCCCAAACTGGTGAAGACCGTGGAGAACGGCAAGGTCAGCTACAGCCTGCCGCACCAGGCCAAGCTGGTCTCCGATTCCGCCGGCACCCCCTTGTTCTACGAGTACAAGGGCCGCAAGGTCGCTGACGCGTAA
- a CDS encoding phosphotransferase gives MGVPSDLAGLPPVNPALPDLLRRALAAFGLSETGASAVWQNGVGGLTFAVASGGPGSPADDYAQWNPSGSGESLADEAERMRWIQGRHPAPTVVELVADGGEEVLLTQALPGESAVSARRWREHPDTALQALGTGLRELHDVAVDDCPFAWNVDSRIRLAGADARVLGDAPDVDRLVLCQGDPCAPNTLPARDGSFLAHVDLGRLGVADRWADLSVMSMSLAWSCRAYDDSVFWRA, from the coding sequence ATGGGTGTTCCCTCCGATCTTGCCGGGCTACCTCCGGTCAACCCGGCGCTGCCCGATCTCCTGCGCAGGGCACTGGCTGCATTCGGTCTCTCCGAAACGGGCGCCAGCGCGGTGTGGCAGAACGGGGTCGGCGGTCTGACGTTCGCCGTGGCGAGCGGTGGTCCCGGGAGCCCGGCCGACGACTACGCCCAGTGGAATCCGTCCGGGTCGGGGGAGTCGCTCGCGGACGAGGCGGAGCGGATGCGGTGGATACAGGGCCGCCACCCTGCGCCCACCGTGGTGGAGCTCGTCGCCGACGGGGGCGAGGAGGTGCTTCTCACTCAAGCTCTGCCCGGCGAGTCTGCGGTCTCAGCACGACGATGGCGGGAGCACCCGGACACAGCGCTGCAGGCCCTCGGCACCGGACTGCGTGAACTGCACGACGTGGCCGTTGACGACTGCCCCTTCGCGTGGAACGTCGACTCCCGGATCCGCCTGGCGGGTGCTGACGCGCGAGTTCTCGGTGATGCTCCGGATGTTGATCGGCTGGTCCTCTGCCAGGGAGACCCCTGTGCCCCGAACACGCTGCCCGCGCGGGACGGGTCGTTCCTCGCCCACGTCGACCTTGGACGCCTTGGAGTGGCGGATCGGTGGGCCGATCTGTCCGTCATGTCCATGTCCCTAGCCTGGAGCTGCCGCGCCTACGACGACTCCGTCTTCTGGAGGGCCTAG
- a CDS encoding ATP-dependent DNA helicase RecG: MSCASAAGEAGLPAFAGLLDQPLTRWIPGTSPRSTVALLAKDLGITTVGQLLDHAPRRYIHRGRIQALTELVAGERTSFVARVESSSTRRMRSDPRRSLTDVVVADDSGAQLKITFFNAYSAQKDLPVGSLALFTGKPEFYRGELSMTGADYAPVDTPDAVAGSTSESGELLPIPVYPEAGKLTTPRIGKAVQQLLLTVDLDGLEDPLSPQLREAEDLPPLGRAYRDLHLPETVEAYERAQRRFRFQEAFVLQTELVRRRAEHASHPADPRPPCADGVLASFDASLPFELTPGQREVGVQISSELAGTAPMNRLLQGDVGSGKTVVALRAMLQVVDNGGQAAMLAPTEVLATQHYEKITSALGPLAEPGVLGGDPRATGVTLLTGSMSVPARRKALLDIASGASGIVVGTHALIQETVQFADLGLAVVDEQHRFGVEQRDALRGKAGSAPHTLVMTATPIPRTVAMTVFGDLDVSTLRELPGGRRPIATHVVGLAEHGPSWERRVWTLAAEHVAAGRQVYVVAPKIGDDAALPPFTSLCASLEAQPEEPEPATVTWLTELVAAQPELRSAGTAVLHGRQDAGTKAETMAAFDAGEIDVLVSTTVVEVGVDVPNATLMVVVDPERFGISQLHQLRGRIGRSEHASTCLLVTRVASEHPARARLDAVAATTDGFELAEADLKLRKEGDILGASQSGGRSGLRWVGALRDEALVARARAAAEAVVREDPQLTDHPVLRESIGRVLDEDRQAFLERG, encoded by the coding sequence GTGAGCTGCGCGAGCGCTGCCGGGGAGGCGGGGCTGCCGGCCTTCGCCGGGCTCCTGGACCAGCCGCTCACGCGCTGGATCCCGGGCACCTCCCCGCGCTCCACCGTGGCCCTGCTCGCCAAGGACCTCGGGATCACCACCGTGGGCCAGCTGCTGGACCACGCGCCGCGGCGCTACATCCACCGGGGCCGGATCCAGGCGCTCACGGAGCTCGTGGCGGGGGAGCGGACCTCGTTCGTGGCCCGGGTGGAGTCCTCCAGCACCCGCCGGATGCGCAGCGACCCCCGGCGCAGCCTCACGGACGTGGTGGTCGCGGACGACTCCGGGGCGCAGCTGAAGATCACCTTCTTCAACGCCTACTCGGCGCAGAAGGACCTCCCGGTGGGGTCCCTGGCCCTGTTCACGGGCAAGCCCGAGTTCTACCGGGGCGAGCTGTCCATGACGGGCGCGGACTACGCCCCCGTGGACACCCCCGACGCCGTGGCGGGGTCCACGTCCGAGAGCGGTGAGCTGCTGCCCATCCCGGTGTACCCGGAGGCCGGCAAGCTCACCACGCCGCGGATCGGCAAGGCCGTGCAGCAGCTGCTGCTCACCGTGGACCTGGACGGGCTCGAGGACCCGCTCTCCCCGCAGCTGCGCGAGGCGGAGGACCTGCCGCCCCTGGGCCGGGCCTACCGGGACCTGCACCTGCCCGAGACGGTCGAGGCCTACGAGCGGGCGCAGCGGCGGTTCCGCTTCCAGGAGGCCTTCGTGCTGCAGACCGAGCTCGTGCGCCGCCGTGCGGAGCACGCGAGCCATCCCGCGGATCCGCGCCCTCCGTGCGCGGACGGCGTGCTCGCGAGCTTCGACGCGTCCCTGCCGTTCGAGCTCACCCCCGGGCAGCGCGAGGTGGGGGTGCAGATCTCCTCCGAGCTCGCCGGAACCGCCCCCATGAACCGGCTGCTGCAGGGTGACGTGGGGTCCGGCAAGACGGTGGTGGCCCTGCGGGCGATGCTGCAGGTGGTCGACAACGGCGGTCAGGCCGCGATGCTCGCTCCCACCGAGGTGCTCGCCACCCAGCACTACGAGAAGATCACCTCCGCGCTCGGGCCCCTCGCCGAACCCGGGGTGCTCGGCGGGGACCCTCGTGCCACCGGCGTCACCCTGCTCACGGGCAGCATGTCCGTGCCCGCCCGACGCAAGGCCCTGCTGGACATCGCGAGCGGGGCCTCCGGGATCGTGGTGGGCACCCATGCCCTGATCCAGGAGACGGTGCAGTTCGCGGACCTCGGGCTGGCTGTGGTGGACGAGCAGCACCGCTTCGGCGTGGAGCAACGAGACGCCCTGCGGGGCAAGGCCGGCAGCGCCCCGCACACGCTCGTGATGACCGCCACCCCCATTCCGCGCACCGTGGCCATGACCGTGTTCGGGGACCTGGACGTGTCCACCCTGCGCGAGCTGCCCGGGGGTCGCCGCCCCATCGCCACGCATGTGGTGGGCCTCGCGGAGCACGGGCCCTCGTGGGAACGCCGGGTCTGGACGCTCGCGGCGGAGCACGTCGCCGCCGGGCGGCAGGTCTACGTGGTGGCCCCCAAGATCGGCGACGACGCCGCCCTGCCGCCCTTCACGTCCCTGTGCGCCTCCCTGGAGGCCCAGCCGGAGGAGCCGGAACCCGCCACCGTCACGTGGCTCACGGAGCTCGTGGCGGCCCAGCCCGAGCTGCGCTCCGCGGGGACCGCGGTGCTGCACGGGCGCCAGGACGCCGGGACCAAGGCCGAGACCATGGCGGCGTTCGACGCCGGGGAGATCGACGTGCTCGTGTCCACCACCGTGGTGGAGGTGGGCGTGGACGTGCCCAATGCCACGCTCATGGTGGTCGTGGACCCCGAGCGGTTCGGGATCTCCCAGCTCCACCAGCTGCGCGGCCGGATCGGGCGTAGTGAGCACGCGAGCACGTGCCTGCTGGTCACCCGCGTGGCGTCGGAGCACCCCGCCCGGGCCCGCCTGGACGCGGTGGCCGCCACCACGGACGGCTTCGAGCTCGCGGAGGCGGACCTGAAGCTGCGCAAGGAGGGGGACATCCTCGGGGCCTCGCAGTCCGGTGGCCGCTCCGGGCTGCGCTGGGTGGGTGCCCTGCGGGACGAGGCCCTCGTGGCCCGCGCCCGGGCCGCCGCGGAGGCCGTGGTCCGCGAGGACCCGCAGCTCACGGACCACCCCGTGCTGCGGGAGAGCATCGGGCGTGTGCTGGACGAGGACCGACAAGCATTTCTGGAGCGAGGATGA
- a CDS encoding aminotransferase class I/II-fold pyridoxal phosphate-dependent enzyme: MTSAAENISSPTSTARAPWQRMAAGGGLLDAAGGLRSTVFEEMTGLARRTGSVNLGQGFPDFDPPQPMLDAAAAALHAGHHQYAPIIGVPALREAIAAHQGTHYGLDLDPDTDVLVCAGATEGVTAALLSLLQPGDEVVLFEPRYDLYGAVVEFAGATAVPVPLLPPTFTPDPDDVRAAFSPRTRAVVLNDPHNPTGTVASREFKELLVELATEFDAVVITDEVYEHLRFDGPHRPLSTLPGAASRTLSVSSAGKTFSATGWRVGWVTGPRERLRGVVAVKTYLSHSAAAPLQHAVAEALALPPQFFEGLREDYRERRDVVVSGLSAAGLTPPEPRGTFFAVAEVSDHYPLAGVSDAAGLAQHWAEHAGVVGIPVSAFAGPANQALYADWLRLAFCKRTDVLRAAMAGLVAAV; this comes from the coding sequence ATGACATCCGCAGCTGAGAACATCTCCTCCCCCACGTCCACGGCCCGCGCGCCCTGGCAGCGCATGGCCGCCGGCGGAGGGCTGCTGGACGCCGCCGGGGGCCTGCGCTCCACGGTGTTCGAGGAGATGACGGGCCTGGCCCGGCGCACCGGGTCCGTGAACCTGGGCCAGGGTTTCCCGGACTTCGACCCGCCGCAGCCGATGCTCGACGCCGCGGCGGCCGCCCTGCACGCCGGTCACCACCAGTACGCCCCCATCATCGGGGTCCCCGCCCTCCGGGAGGCGATCGCCGCGCACCAGGGCACCCACTACGGTCTGGACCTGGACCCGGACACGGACGTGCTCGTGTGCGCCGGGGCCACCGAGGGCGTCACGGCGGCCCTGCTGTCCCTGCTGCAGCCCGGCGACGAGGTGGTGCTGTTCGAACCGCGCTACGACCTCTACGGTGCTGTCGTGGAGTTCGCGGGCGCCACCGCGGTCCCCGTGCCGCTGCTGCCGCCCACGTTCACACCGGACCCCGATGACGTGCGCGCGGCGTTCTCCCCGCGCACCCGCGCCGTGGTGCTCAACGACCCCCACAACCCCACGGGCACGGTGGCCTCCCGGGAGTTCAAGGAGCTCCTCGTGGAGCTCGCCACCGAGTTCGACGCCGTGGTCATCACCGACGAGGTCTACGAGCACCTGCGCTTCGACGGCCCCCACCGGCCGCTGAGCACCCTCCCCGGCGCGGCGTCCCGCACGCTGAGCGTGTCCTCGGCGGGCAAGACGTTCTCCGCCACGGGGTGGCGCGTGGGCTGGGTGACCGGACCGCGCGAGCGGCTGCGCGGCGTCGTGGCCGTGAAGACCTACCTCTCCCACAGTGCGGCGGCCCCGCTGCAGCACGCGGTTGCCGAGGCCCTCGCGCTGCCTCCGCAGTTCTTCGAGGGCCTGCGGGAGGACTACCGCGAGCGCCGGGACGTGGTGGTGTCCGGGCTGAGCGCCGCGGGCCTCACCCCACCCGAGCCGCGGGGCACGTTCTTCGCCGTGGCGGAGGTGAGCGACCACTACCCCCTGGCCGGTGTCAGTGACGCCGCGGGGCTCGCCCAGCACTGGGCGGAGCACGCCGGCGTGGTGGGCATTCCGGTCTCCGCGTTCGCCGGCCCCGCGAACCAGGCGCTGTACGCGGACTGGCTGCGGCTCGCATTCTGCAAGCGCACGGACGTGCTGCGCGCGGCAATGGCGGGGCTGGTCGCGGCCGTCTGA
- a CDS encoding YceD family protein, with amino-acid sequence MNHRNSSALAYSVRELQHRPGTMDTLEVEAPAPKDFGTALIGSPEGAPMELQLRLESVHDGILVSGTVIVSVHGECSRCLDPIDYELPVDVQELFVFEPSPQGDENVEDEQVYEVRDEEIDLEPMLRDAVITQLPFQPVCRADCPGLCAQCGARLENDPNHHHDVKDPRWSALAGLLTDSEDPEPSEPTTDTREER; translated from the coding sequence GTGAATCACCGCAACAGTTCAGCCCTCGCGTACAGCGTCAGGGAGCTGCAACACCGCCCGGGGACCATGGACACCCTGGAGGTCGAGGCACCCGCACCGAAGGACTTCGGTACGGCGCTCATCGGTTCGCCCGAGGGCGCGCCCATGGAGCTGCAGCTGCGCCTGGAATCCGTCCACGACGGTATCCTGGTCTCCGGAACCGTGATCGTCAGTGTTCACGGGGAGTGCAGCAGATGCCTCGATCCCATCGACTACGAACTACCGGTCGACGTGCAGGAGCTTTTCGTCTTCGAACCGTCCCCGCAGGGCGACGAGAACGTCGAGGACGAGCAAGTGTATGAGGTGCGGGACGAGGAGATCGACCTCGAACCGATGCTTCGGGACGCAGTGATCACACAGCTGCCGTTCCAACCGGTGTGCCGGGCCGACTGCCCGGGCCTGTGCGCCCAGTGCGGCGCACGGCTCGAGAACGACCCGAACCACCACCACGACGTGAAGGATCCCCGCTGGTCCGCCCTCGCAGGGCTGCTGACCGACTCGGAGGACCCTGAACCGTCGGAGCCGACAACCGACACGAGAGAAGAGAGATAG
- the coaD gene encoding pantetheine-phosphate adenylyltransferase yields the protein MRRAICPGSFDPLHLGHCAVIRRATLLFDEVVVAVSTNPNKTHRFSEAQRIELVREVFADDPAVVVEPLESGLIADYAERRGAVALVKGLRNGADYDYELPMATMNRSLTGVETVFLPGEPSLLHVSSSLVMEVAALGGDVTSFVPPEVLRALEDE from the coding sequence ATGCGACGCGCCATCTGCCCGGGTTCCTTCGACCCCCTGCACCTCGGTCACTGCGCGGTCATCCGCCGTGCCACGCTGCTGTTCGACGAGGTGGTGGTGGCGGTGTCCACCAACCCGAACAAGACCCACCGCTTCAGCGAGGCGCAGCGGATCGAGCTGGTCCGGGAGGTCTTCGCGGACGATCCCGCCGTGGTCGTGGAACCGCTGGAGTCCGGGCTGATCGCCGACTACGCCGAGCGTCGCGGGGCCGTGGCGCTGGTCAAGGGCCTGCGCAACGGCGCGGACTACGACTACGAGCTGCCCATGGCCACCATGAACCGCTCGTTGACCGGTGTGGAGACCGTGTTCCTGCCCGGGGAGCCCTCGCTGCTGCACGTGTCCTCGTCCCTGGTCATGGAGGTCGCCGCCCTCGGCGGGGACGTCACGTCCTTCGTGCCGCCCGAGGTGCTGCGCGCCCTCGAGGACGAGTGA
- a CDS encoding NAD-dependent epimerase/dehydratase family protein, producing the protein MSDDPRDTSAQPGRTGRHRAPAADDAARPAAASRPTSSVSSPSSEPSARPSSPDAGDAGSVQTADPDRGGATVTHGELDGTGRTVLVTGASGMLGGDVARVLLARGWKVRVFQRGHAPVAEREGVDEVLGSVTDPEDVALALDGVDDVVHLAAKVSFTGDWSEFVRVNVTGTRILLCQAQNAGVKNVVFVSSPSVAHTGVSIEGAGAEPADPQKARGNYARSKAAAELLALSMDGQRDLKVAAVRPHIVWGPGDTQLVERVADRAAAGRMPNLDHGAAMIDTTYIDNASEGIVRALQRIDHVHGRALVLTNGEPRPVGELIARMCQATGSPAPTRSVPGKAARLAGRVIETVWPHLPAKLRAGDGEPPMTEFLAEQLSTAHWFDQRETRELLDWTPSVSLDEGFSRLAAYYQDHPRPSKDTGSTSLDRVEEVADDQRARAEDSSVASDRTTGNATTDLQSVRSVH; encoded by the coding sequence GTGAGCGACGATCCCCGCGACACCTCCGCGCAGCCCGGGCGCACCGGGCGCCACCGCGCTCCGGCCGCCGACGACGCCGCCCGCCCGGCTGCGGCATCCCGGCCCACCTCCTCGGTGTCCTCGCCGTCGTCCGAGCCGTCAGCCCGGCCCAGCTCCCCGGACGCCGGCGACGCCGGCTCCGTGCAGACCGCGGACCCGGACCGCGGCGGTGCCACGGTGACCCACGGCGAGCTCGACGGCACGGGCCGCACCGTCCTGGTGACGGGCGCGTCCGGGATGCTCGGCGGCGACGTCGCCCGCGTGCTGCTCGCGCGCGGCTGGAAGGTGCGCGTGTTCCAGCGCGGCCACGCTCCCGTGGCGGAGCGCGAGGGCGTGGACGAGGTGCTCGGCTCGGTGACCGATCCCGAGGATGTGGCCCTCGCACTGGACGGCGTGGACGACGTCGTGCACCTGGCCGCCAAGGTCTCCTTCACCGGGGACTGGTCCGAGTTCGTGCGCGTCAACGTCACGGGCACGCGGATCCTGCTGTGCCAGGCGCAGAACGCCGGGGTGAAGAACGTGGTGTTCGTGTCCTCCCCCTCCGTGGCCCACACCGGGGTCTCGATCGAGGGCGCGGGTGCGGAGCCCGCGGACCCGCAGAAGGCGCGCGGCAACTACGCCCGGTCCAAGGCCGCGGCCGAGCTGCTGGCCCTGAGCATGGACGGGCAGCGGGACCTCAAGGTGGCCGCCGTGCGTCCGCACATCGTGTGGGGCCCCGGGGACACGCAGCTCGTGGAGCGCGTGGCGGACCGTGCGGCCGCCGGGCGCATGCCCAACCTGGACCACGGTGCCGCGATGATCGACACCACGTACATCGACAACGCCTCCGAGGGCATCGTCCGGGCGCTGCAGCGCATCGACCACGTGCACGGCCGGGCCCTGGTGCTCACCAACGGCGAGCCGCGCCCCGTGGGCGAGCTGATCGCCCGGATGTGCCAGGCCACCGGCTCCCCCGCGCCCACCCGATCGGTCCCGGGCAAGGCGGCACGCCTCGCGGGACGCGTGATCGAGACCGTGTGGCCGCACCTGCCTGCCAAGCTGCGCGCGGGCGACGGCGAGCCGCCCATGACCGAGTTCCTCGCCGAGCAGCTGTCCACCGCGCACTGGTTCGACCAGCGCGAGACCCGTGAGCTGCTGGACTGGACGCCGTCCGTGAGCCTGGACGAGGGCTTCTCGCGCCTGGCCGCGTACTACCAGGACCACCCGCGCCCCAGCAAGGACACCGGCTCCACGTCCCTGGACCGCGTGGAGGAAGTGGCTGACGACCAGCGCGCCCGCGCGGAGGACTCCTCCGTGGCCTCGGACCGCACGACCGGCAATGCCACCACGGACCTGCAGAGCGTGCGCTCGGTGCACTGA
- the rnc gene encoding ribonuclease III — protein sequence MTALPDPGELLERLGVDLDTETLRIALTHRSYAYEHPGEVHNERLEFLGDAVLQLAVTDEIYHRYPEWDEGRLAKLRASVVSARALAGVARSLGLGPHIRLGKGEVRTHGSDKASILADTTEAVIGAVYESLGPVPARDLVLRMMVPLLEDTRVLHEGRDWKTHIVELVAQHGLGTVRYEVEGTGPDHERHFTADAVVDGNVLGHGEGTSKKAAERAAAANACEALAARFPAKG from the coding sequence GTGACCGCTTTGCCGGATCCCGGCGAACTGCTTGAGCGTCTCGGTGTCGATCTCGACACCGAGACGCTTCGCATTGCGCTGACGCACCGCTCCTACGCGTACGAGCACCCGGGGGAGGTGCACAACGAGCGCCTGGAGTTCTTGGGGGACGCCGTGCTGCAGCTCGCGGTCACGGACGAGATCTACCACCGCTACCCGGAGTGGGACGAGGGGCGCCTGGCCAAGCTGCGCGCCTCGGTGGTCTCCGCCCGCGCGCTGGCCGGTGTGGCCCGTTCCCTGGGCCTGGGTCCGCACATCCGCCTGGGCAAGGGCGAGGTCCGCACCCACGGCAGCGACAAGGCCTCGATCCTCGCGGACACCACGGAGGCCGTGATCGGCGCCGTGTACGAGTCCCTGGGGCCCGTGCCCGCCCGTGACCTGGTGCTGCGGATGATGGTCCCGCTGCTCGAGGACACCCGCGTGCTGCACGAGGGCCGGGACTGGAAGACGCACATCGTGGAGCTCGTGGCCCAGCACGGTCTGGGCACGGTGCGCTACGAGGTGGAGGGCACCGGCCCCGACCACGAACGCCACTTCACCGCGGACGCCGTGGTGGACGGGAACGTGCTCGGCCACGGGGAGGGCACCTCCAAGAAGGCCGCCGAACGCGCCGCCGCCGCCAACGCGTGCGAGGCGCTGGCCGCGCGATTCCCCGCGAAGGGCTGA
- a CDS encoding RsmD family RNA methyltransferase, with protein MTRIIAGRAGGQHLKAVPGSATRPTTDRVKESLFGRLDAWGMCEDARVLDLFAGSGALGLEAASRGAATVTLVEKAGAAARVCRENAALLAASCPGTKITTVHAGVAGYLGRAPFHRWDLVLADPPYPLENEELVRMLSLLRGRLGPGGVVAVERSARTEEPVWPRGLRRFESSAHGETVIWYLEADEESAPESATTTTEDGAEDEAARG; from the coding sequence ATGACACGCATCATTGCCGGCCGCGCCGGAGGACAGCACCTCAAGGCCGTGCCGGGCTCGGCCACCCGGCCCACCACGGACCGCGTCAAGGAGTCCCTGTTCGGGCGGCTCGACGCGTGGGGGATGTGCGAGGACGCCCGCGTGCTGGACCTCTTCGCCGGCTCCGGGGCCCTCGGTCTGGAGGCCGCCAGCCGGGGAGCCGCCACGGTCACGCTCGTGGAGAAGGCCGGGGCCGCGGCCAGGGTGTGCCGGGAGAACGCGGCGCTGCTGGCGGCGTCGTGCCCCGGGACGAAGATCACCACCGTGCACGCCGGTGTCGCGGGCTACCTGGGCCGGGCCCCGTTCCACCGCTGGGACCTCGTGCTCGCGGATCCGCCGTACCCCCTGGAGAACGAGGAGCTCGTGCGGATGCTGTCCCTGCTCAGGGGACGGCTGGGCCCGGGCGGGGTGGTCGCGGTCGAGCGTTCCGCGCGCACCGAGGAGCCGGTGTGGCCGCGGGGCCTGCGGCGTTTCGAGAGCAGCGCGCACGGGGAGACCGTCATCTGGTACCTGGAGGCGGACGAGGAATCGGCCCCGGAGTCGGCCACGACGACCACGGAAGACGGGGCGGAGGACGAGGCCGCGCGCGGCTGA
- the mutM gene encoding bifunctional DNA-formamidopyrimidine glycosylase/DNA-(apurinic or apyrimidinic site) lyase, giving the protein MPELPEVEVVRRGVERWVVGRTVESVQVFDARSLRRHTAGVLDFQERLAGLTVESAQRRGKFLWLPLRERTGSKPSQALLVHLGMSGQLLVASADQPQPRHERIRLALSPAHDDAGAALPEQARFVDQRIFGGMLLDPLAPSTDGHGTVPEHAAHIARDPLDPLFDVDAFHTALRRRRTGLKRALLDQGLISGIGNIYADEALWAAKLHWAAPTETMTAPRTRELVAACQEVMRRALEAGGTSFDSLYVNVNGESGYFSRSLNAYGRAGQPCPRCEAAGLDGVIVREQFANRSSYRCSRCQRKPRRARV; this is encoded by the coding sequence GTGCCCGAGCTCCCCGAGGTCGAGGTGGTCCGCCGCGGCGTCGAACGCTGGGTCGTGGGCCGCACCGTCGAGTCCGTGCAGGTCTTCGACGCCCGGTCCCTGCGCCGTCACACGGCCGGTGTCCTGGACTTCCAGGAGCGCCTGGCCGGGCTGACCGTGGAGTCCGCGCAGCGGCGCGGCAAGTTCCTGTGGCTCCCGCTGCGCGAGCGCACCGGTAGCAAGCCGTCCCAGGCGCTGCTCGTGCACCTGGGCATGAGCGGTCAACTCCTGGTGGCCTCCGCGGACCAGCCGCAGCCGCGCCACGAGCGCATCCGCCTCGCGCTTTCTCCGGCCCACGACGACGCCGGTGCCGCCCTCCCGGAGCAGGCCCGGTTCGTGGACCAGCGGATCTTCGGCGGCATGCTGCTCGACCCGCTCGCGCCCAGCACGGACGGTCACGGCACGGTGCCGGAGCACGCCGCGCACATCGCGCGCGACCCCCTGGACCCGCTCTTCGACGTGGACGCCTTCCACACCGCCCTGCGCCGACGCCGCACGGGCCTGAAGCGTGCGCTGCTGGACCAGGGGCTGATCTCGGGGATCGGCAACATCTACGCGGACGAGGCCCTGTGGGCCGCCAAGCTGCACTGGGCCGCACCCACCGAGACGATGACCGCGCCCCGCACCCGCGAGCTGGTGGCGGCGTGCCAGGAGGTCATGCGCCGCGCTCTGGAGGCGGGCGGCACGAGCTTCGACTCGCTGTACGTCAACGTGAACGGGGAGTCCGGGTACTTCTCGCGCTCGCTCAACGCCTACGGCCGGGCCGGGCAGCCGTGCCCGCGCTGCGAGGCTGCGGGCCTGGACGGTGTGATCGTGCGCGAGCAGTTCGCGAACCGTTCCTCGTACCGGTGCTCGCGGTGCCAGAGGAAGCCGCGGCGGGCGCGGGTCTGA